From the Priestia koreensis genome, one window contains:
- a CDS encoding ABC transporter transmembrane domain-containing protein, with the protein MKIFKNLWWFFKQEKRSYLMGILLLGFVALLQLVPPKMIGYVVDDMQRDVLTGKRLVVMMAILLVVALLCYVTRYFWRIMIFGSSIKLARQLRNNLYSHFTKMSPSFYQRKRIGDLMAHATNDLQAIQQTAGSGVLTLVDSLTTGGFVLIMMATTISWKLTLISLIPMPFMALSTSYYGSLLHKRFHKAQQAFSSLNDKVQESVSGVKVIKTFGEEKEDVEEFIQSSKDVVKKNMAVAKIDALFDPTISLIVGFSFILSIVFGSRMVIHNELTIGDLVAFTTYLGLLIWPMLAFGWLFNIVERGSASYDRVASLLSEKEDIIEVKEALTEPPQGDLEVNIQSFSYPQYEKKVLADIQFSLRKGQTLGIVGKTGAGKTTLLKLLIREFDQYEGSIQFGKGELKNYTLHALRSSIGYVPQDHFLFSATVGENIAFAMPYATQEEIEEAASIANVHRDIQDFTEGYHTVVGERGVSLSGGQKQRLSIARALLLNPELLILDDSLSAVDARTEENILASLRENRQSKTTIITTHRLSAVAHADLILVLEEGRIAQMGTHEWLTKQKGWYKDMYERQQLESLVELGG; encoded by the coding sequence GATCGGGTATGTCGTAGATGACATGCAACGAGATGTACTTACAGGTAAGCGGCTTGTCGTAATGATGGCGATTCTACTCGTCGTAGCGCTGCTGTGCTATGTAACTCGTTATTTCTGGCGCATTATGATCTTTGGATCATCGATTAAACTAGCGCGTCAGCTTCGTAACAATTTGTACAGTCATTTCACAAAAATGTCGCCGTCCTTTTATCAGCGAAAGCGTATCGGGGACTTAATGGCACACGCCACAAATGATCTTCAAGCGATTCAGCAAACAGCAGGCTCAGGCGTGCTCACACTCGTTGACTCCCTTACGACAGGGGGCTTTGTGCTCATCATGATGGCGACAACAATTAGCTGGAAGCTCACGTTAATTAGCTTAATTCCGATGCCGTTTATGGCGCTGTCGACAAGCTATTACGGATCACTTTTACATAAGCGATTTCATAAAGCACAGCAAGCATTCTCAAGCTTAAATGACAAAGTGCAAGAAAGCGTGAGCGGAGTGAAAGTAATCAAAACCTTCGGCGAAGAAAAAGAAGACGTTGAGGAATTCATTCAGTCGTCAAAAGACGTTGTGAAAAAGAACATGGCCGTTGCAAAAATTGATGCGCTCTTTGACCCAACCATTTCGTTAATTGTCGGCTTCTCCTTTATTTTATCGATTGTTTTTGGATCACGTATGGTCATTCATAATGAGTTAACAATTGGAGACCTAGTTGCCTTTACGACTTACTTAGGGCTGTTGATTTGGCCAATGCTTGCCTTTGGGTGGCTGTTTAATATTGTGGAAAGAGGAAGCGCATCTTATGACCGAGTCGCTTCGTTACTAAGTGAAAAAGAAGACATTATTGAGGTGAAAGAAGCGCTCACAGAGCCCCCACAAGGCGATTTAGAAGTAAACATTCAGTCGTTTTCATATCCTCAATACGAGAAAAAGGTATTAGCAGATATTCAGTTTTCTCTGCGAAAAGGACAGACGCTCGGGATCGTTGGGAAAACAGGGGCAGGAAAAACAACCCTTTTAAAGCTTTTAATTCGAGAATTTGATCAATACGAAGGAAGCATTCAGTTTGGTAAGGGCGAGTTAAAAAACTATACGTTACACGCTCTCCGTTCTTCCATCGGCTATGTGCCGCAAGATCATTTTTTATTCTCGGCAACGGTCGGGGAAAACATTGCGTTTGCTATGCCGTACGCAACGCAGGAAGAAATTGAAGAAGCGGCTTCTATTGCGAACGTTCATAGGGACATTCAAGATTTCACGGAAGGCTATCATACGGTTGTAGGGGAGCGAGGGGTTTCGCTTTCAGGTGGACAAAAGCAAAGACTCTCGATCGCACGAGCACTCCTATTAAATCCTGAATTGCTTATTTTAGACGATTCGTTATCAGCGGTAGATGCGCGAACAGAAGAAAATATTTTAGCATCGCTTCGTGAAAATCGCCAGTCAAAAACAACGATCATCACAACTCATCGACTGAGTGCCGTAGCACATGCAGACTTAATACTTGTGTTAGAAGAAGGGCGCATTGCACAGATGGGCACACATGAATGGTTAACCAAGCAGAAGGGCTGGTACAAAGACATGTACGAACGTCAGCAACTAGAAAGTTTAGTGGAGTTAGGAGGGTAA